One Gossypium hirsutum isolate 1008001.06 chromosome A11, Gossypium_hirsutum_v2.1, whole genome shotgun sequence genomic window carries:
- the LOC107955404 gene encoding probable CCR4-associated factor 1 homolog 11 has protein sequence MSISGNKSIVVRQVFAEDLDSELLMIKKAILRYPFVSIDTEFPGTIFKPSKQVIREGNPIINYHYMKSNVDALQIIQLGLSLSDARGNLPDFDSPFSYVWEFNFRDFNINRDRYASDSIQLLKRRGIDFEKNKEKGIDSKDFAKKFWDYGLLFNCCVLTNIIWITFHGTYDFGFMLKILTQNPLHLHLHSFMHQLAYFFGYNIFDLKHTFKLLGLLGGLEKIAQTLNVTRITGSSHQAGSNSLLTLRCFMKLKSENVFESKWNKTNQMLLPPLALCGLV, from the coding sequence ATGTCGATTTCTGGCAATAAGTCTATCGTTGTGAGACAGGTTTTTGCTGAAGATTTGGACAGCGAGCTTTTGATGATTAAGAAAGCAATTTTGAGGTATCCTTTTGTATCTATAGATACTGAATTTCCGGGGACAATATTTAAGCCCAGTAAGCAAGTGATCCGTGAAGGCAATCCGATTATCAATTATCACTATATGAAGTCGAATGTTGACGCGCTTCAAATTATTCAACTTGGCTTGAGTCTTTCAGATGCTCGAGGTAATTTACCAGACTTTGATTCTCCCTTTTCTTATGTTTGGGAATTTAATTTCAGAGATTTCAATATCAATCGAGACCGCTATGCTAGTGATTCGATCCAACTGCTCAAACGTCGAGGGATAGATTTTGAGAAGAATAAAGAGAAGGGGATTGATTCTAAAGATTTTGCAAAGAAGTTTTGGGATTACGGCTTGCTTTTCAACTGTTGTGTTCTGACAAATATTATCTGGATTACTTTTCACGGCACTTATGACTTCGGATTCATGCTAAAGATTCTGACTCAAAATCCACTGCATTTGCATCTTCACTCATTTATGCATCAATTGGCTTATTTCTTCGGCTACAACATTTTCGACCTCAAACACACCTTCAAGTTATTGGGGTTGCTAGGCGGTTTAGAGAAAATAGCTCAAACATTAAACGTTACTCGTATTACCGGATCAAGTCATCAAGCTGGTTCAAACAGTCTACTCACACTTCGATGTTTTATGAAGCTCAAGAGTGAAAATGTTTTTGAATCTAAGTGGAACAAGACAAATCAAATGTTGCTACCTCCCCTAGCATTATGCGGACTAGTTTAG
- the LOC107886410 gene encoding putative pentatricopeptide repeat-containing protein At1g56570: protein MYAARKIVPLSTKNSLQWVQNYTTRTKIPIANLSKGAKGSAILATNVMRSFFDNGLIDDARALFDEMPERDVVMWTAMIAGYTSCNQYVHSWTVFCEMVNNWENPNAFTLSNVLKACKSLQCLARGGLVHGMAIKLGLEGSLYVDNALMDMYATCCISMEDACSIFRDMKEKNMVTWTTLITGYTHRGDGYGGLQVFREMLLDEAELNPHSFSIAIRACAAIGSNTFGRQIHAAVIKNGFGSNLPVMNSMLDMYCRCGFLSEANAYFYEMSEKNLITWNTLLAGYERLGSKEALNIFSQMESEGFRPNCFTFTSITAACANLAVLNCGQQVHGGIICRGLQGNLVLANALIDMYAKCGSIADSRKIFNEMSDRNLVSWTSMMIGYGAHGYGKEAVKLFDEMVVSGIRPDRIVFMAVLSACSHAGLIDEGLRCFESMRNYNVTPDQEIYGCVVDLLGRGGRVEEAYQLIKGMPFKPNESVWGALLGACKAHKLPSMGKLAALKVLDLRPNKVGAYVMLSNIYAAEGKWGESARMRKLMRRTGSRKEAGRSWIEVRNQVYSFVVGDKVGSHTEWAHGVVELLILHMKEAGYIPDLHCLIHDLEDGT, encoded by the exons ATGTACGCGGCTAGAAAAATAGTCCCGCTTTCCACCAAGAACTCCCTTCAATGGGTCCAAAACTACACTACCAGAACAAAGATACCCATTGCCAATCTATCGAAAGGAGCAAAGGGGTCTGCTATATTAGCCACAAATGTCATGAGATCTTTTTTCGATAACGGTTTGATTGATGATGCACGTGCTCTGTTCGACGAAATGCCTGAAAGAGACGTGGTTATGTGGACGGCCATGATTGCTGGCTATACTTCATGCAACCAATATGTCCATTCCTGGACTGTGTTCTGTGAGATGGTAAATAATTGGGAGAACCCCAATGCTTTTACTTTATCTAATGTCTTAAAGGCTTGCAAATCCCTGCAATGTCTTGCGCGTGGAGGTTTGGTTCATGGGATGGCTATAAAGCTTGGCTTAGAGGGTTCATTATACGTTGATAATGCGCTTATGGACATGTATGCTACGTGTTGCATTAGCATGGAGGATGCGTGTTCCATTTTTAGAGATATGAAAGAGAAAAATATGGTCACTTGGACTACTTTGATAACTGGTTACACTCACCGGGGTGATGGCTATGGTGGACTTCAAGTtttccgagaaatgttactg gatgaagcagaGTTGAATCCTCATAGTTTTTCAATTGCCATTAGAGCTTGTGCTGCCATAGGTTCAAATACTTTTGGTAGGCAAATACATGCAGCCGTCATTAAAAACGGGTTTGGTTCTAATCTTCCTGTCATGAATTCTATGCTAGACATGTATTGTAGGTGTGGTTTTTTATCTGAAGCAAATGCATACTTCTATGAGATGTCTGAAAAAAATCTGATCACGTGGAACACCTTACTAGCTGGTTATGAAAGACTAGGTTCTAAAGAGGCCTTGAATATATTCTCACAAATGGAATCAGAAGGTTTTAGACCGAATTGCTTCACATTTACTAGTATTACTGCTGCCTGTGCAAATTTAGCAGTTTTGAATTGTGGACAACAGGTTCATGGAGGTATCATTTGCAGAGGCCTCCAGGGGAACTTGGTGTTGGCTAATGCCCTAATTGACATGTATGCCAAGTGTGGAAGCATAGCTGACTCACGCAAAATCTTTAATGAAATGTCTGATAGAAATTTGGTGTCATGGACATCTATGATGATTGGTTATGGGGCACATGGTTATGGGAAAGAGGCAGTTAAGTTGTTTGATGAGATGGTTGTTTCTGGAATTAGACCAGACAGGATAGTGTTTATGGCAGTTCTTAGTGCTTGCAGTCATGCTGGACTTATAGATGAAGGCTTGAGGTGTTTTGAATCAATGAGAAATTACAACGTCACTCCCGATCAGGAGATTTATGGGTGTGTTGTTGATTTGCTAGGCCGTGGTGGGAGAGTTGAGGAGGCTTATCAACTGATCAAGGGCATGCCATTTAAGCCTAATGAATCTGTTTGGGGTGCACTTCTTGGTGCTTGTAAagcacataagctcccaagtatGGGAAAATTAGCAGCATTGAAGGTATTGGATTTGAGGCCAAATAAAGTAGGGGCATATGTGATGTTATCAAATATCTATGCTGCCGAGGGTAAGTGGGGAGAATCTGCAAGAATGAGGAAGTTGATGAGAAGAACCGGTAGTAGAAAAGAGGCAGGAAGGAGTTGGATTGAGGTAAGAAATCAGGTATACAGCTTTGTGGTTGGTGATAAGGTTGGGTCTCACACAGAGTGGGCACATGGGGTTGTAGAGTTGCTGATTTTACATATGAAAGAAGCAGGATATATTCCTGATTTACATTGTTTGATACATGATCTTGAAGATGGGACTTGA